A genome region from Variovorax paradoxus includes the following:
- a CDS encoding pyridoxamine 5'-phosphate oxidase family protein, with protein sequence MIAAPFHAGERALQALAGSREQMEAVGSRVIRDFMPDQHRQFFSLLPFLVVGSLDAQLQPWASVLAAPAGFMHSPDVTHLRVDALPAAGDPLAGQLQPGATLGFLGIQPHTRRRNRMNGTVEALDAAGFTVAVQQSFGNCPRYIQAREPELAAPRAQAAPVQWLDRLDVAAHRLIGSADTLFIATAYPNEVSEGDEADASSHGVDVSHRGGRPGFVRIDSDEEGRDVLTVPDFNGNRFFNTLGNLAAHPRAGLLFIDFDSGELLHLAVTSEIIWNGPEVESFEGAERLMRFRVTHALRRPAALPLRWGDAQFSPHLAGTGQWNSGMRVLTEGR encoded by the coding sequence GGTCGCGCGTGATCCGCGACTTCATGCCCGACCAGCACCGCCAGTTCTTCTCGCTGCTGCCGTTCCTCGTGGTCGGCAGCCTCGACGCGCAACTGCAGCCCTGGGCCAGCGTGCTGGCCGCACCGGCCGGCTTCATGCATTCGCCCGATGTCACGCACCTGCGCGTCGACGCGCTGCCCGCGGCGGGCGACCCGCTCGCTGGGCAGCTGCAGCCGGGCGCCACGCTCGGCTTTCTCGGCATCCAGCCGCACACGCGGCGGCGCAACCGGATGAACGGCACGGTCGAGGCGCTCGATGCCGCCGGCTTCACTGTCGCGGTGCAGCAGAGCTTCGGCAACTGCCCGCGCTACATCCAGGCGCGCGAACCGGAGCTGGCCGCGCCGCGCGCGCAGGCCGCGCCGGTGCAGTGGCTCGACCGGCTCGACGTGGCGGCGCACCGGCTCATCGGCAGCGCCGACACGCTGTTCATCGCAACCGCCTACCCGAACGAAGTGTCGGAAGGCGACGAGGCCGACGCGAGCTCGCACGGCGTCGATGTGTCGCACCGCGGCGGGCGTCCGGGGTTCGTGCGCATCGACAGCGACGAGGAGGGCCGCGATGTGCTGACCGTGCCCGACTTCAACGGCAACCGCTTCTTCAACACCCTCGGCAATCTCGCCGCCCATCCGCGCGCGGGGCTGCTGTTCATCGACTTCGACAGCGGCGAATTGCTGCATCTGGCGGTCACGTCCGAGATCATCTGGAACGGCCCGGAGGTCGAGTCGTTCGAAGGCGCGGAACGGCTGATGCGCTTTCGCGTGACGCACGCGCTGCGCCGGCCCGCGGCGTTGCCGCTGCGCTGGGGCGATGCGCAGTTCTCGCCGCACCTGGCAGGCACCGGTCAGTGGAACAGCGGGATGCGCGTGTTGACCGAAGGCCGGTAG